From one Streptomyces sp. Q6 genomic stretch:
- a CDS encoding small basic family protein, with protein sequence MIAVLGLVVGVVVGLFVRPEVPAVVEPYLPIAVVAALDAVFGGLRAMLDGIFDDKVFVVSFLSNVVVAALIVFLGDKLGVGAQLSTGVVVVLGIRIFSNAAAIRRHVFRA encoded by the coding sequence GTGATCGCCGTACTGGGCCTCGTCGTGGGAGTCGTGGTCGGGCTGTTCGTCCGGCCCGAGGTTCCGGCGGTGGTCGAGCCGTACCTGCCGATCGCCGTGGTCGCGGCGCTCGACGCGGTGTTCGGCGGGCTGCGCGCCATGCTGGACGGGATCTTCGACGACAAGGTCTTCGTCGTGTCGTTCCTGTCGAACGTCGTCGTGGCCGCGCTGATCGTCTTCCTGGGCGACAAGCTGGGCGTCGGCGCGCAGTTGTCGACCGGCGTCGTCGTGGTGCTCGGCATCCGCATCTTCTCCAACGCGGCCGCCATCCGGCGGCATGTGTTCCGGGCGTGA
- a CDS encoding DUF881 domain-containing protein produces MCGMSQQPPVRSTPERPARLDASMSLLNNVMDHSLDDGYAEAAARKQAEGQSGLPKTLRAKLGLAAGLVLAALVVTVGAAQARVAAPVVAKEREELIDRIEQETDSADKLESQVDSLRTDVGDMQSEALKKHGGEQGELVGVLSGAVPVHGPGLKLVVDDAKSAETGGGSGPRESAGFADTGRVRDRDMQRVINGLWQSGAEAVSINGQRLTALSAIRAAGDAILVDNKPLVPPYTVLAVGDGQRLSTRFQNSPDGLYLHALQENFGIRTSISAQDDIKLPAAPSVIVRTAQPRAEQKGTS; encoded by the coding sequence ATGTGCGGCATGTCGCAGCAGCCCCCCGTTCGGAGCACTCCTGAGCGCCCCGCGCGCCTCGACGCATCCATGTCGCTGCTGAACAACGTGATGGACCACAGCCTGGACGACGGGTACGCGGAGGCCGCGGCCCGTAAGCAGGCCGAGGGGCAGAGCGGGCTGCCGAAGACGCTGCGGGCGAAGCTGGGACTCGCCGCCGGACTCGTGCTCGCCGCCCTGGTCGTGACCGTGGGGGCCGCGCAGGCGCGCGTCGCCGCTCCGGTGGTCGCCAAGGAACGTGAAGAACTCATCGATCGCATCGAGCAGGAGACCGACTCCGCGGACAAGTTGGAGAGCCAGGTCGACTCGCTGCGGACCGATGTGGGGGACATGCAGAGCGAGGCGCTGAAGAAGCACGGCGGCGAGCAGGGCGAGCTGGTGGGCGTGCTCTCCGGGGCCGTACCCGTGCACGGACCCGGGCTCAAGCTCGTCGTCGACGACGCCAAGTCGGCCGAGACGGGCGGCGGCAGCGGGCCTCGGGAGAGCGCCGGTTTCGCCGACACCGGACGGGTGCGCGACCGGGACATGCAGCGCGTGATCAACGGTCTCTGGCAGTCCGGTGCCGAGGCCGTCAGCATCAACGGGCAGCGGCTCACCGCCCTGTCCGCGATCAGGGCCGCGGGTGACGCGATACTGGTCGACAACAAGCCGCTGGTGCCGCCGTACACGGTGCTCGCGGTGGGGGACGGACAGCGGCTGAGCACCCGGTTCCAGAACAGTCCCGACGGGTTGTACCTGCACGCGTTGCAGGAGAACTTCGGGATCAGGACCAGCATTTCGGCCCAGGACGACATCAAGCTGCCCGCCGCACCCAGCGTGATCGTACGTACAGCACAGCCGAGAGCAGAGCAGAAGGGCACATCGTGA
- a CDS encoding mannose-1-phosphate guanyltransferase, whose product MKAVVMAGGEGTRLRPMTSSMPKPLLPVANRPIMEHVLRLLKRHGLTETVVTVQFLASLVKNYFGDGEELGMELTYANEEKPLGTAGSVKNAEEALKDDAFLVISGDALTDFDLTELINFHKEKGALVTVCLTRVPNPLEFGITIVDEEGKVERFLEKPTWGQVFSDTVNTGIYVMEPEVFDYVEADVPVDWSGDVFPQLMKEGKPIYGYVAEGYWEDVGTHESYVKAQADVLEGKVDVELDGFEISPGVWVAEGAEVHPDAVLRGPLYIGDYAKIEADVEIREHTVVGSNVVVKSGAFLHKTVVHDNVYIGQHSNLRGCVIGKNTDIMRAARIEDGAVIGDECLVGEESIIQGNVRVYPFKTIEAGAFVNTSVIWESRGQAHLFGARGVSGILNVEITPELAVRLAGAYATTLKKGSTVTTARDHSRGARALKRAVISALQASAIDVRDLENVPLPVARQQTARGSAGGIMIRTSPGVPDSVDIMFFDERGADLSQGSQRKLDRVYARQEYRRAFPGEIGDLHFPSSVFDSYTGSLLRNVDTTGIAEAGLKVVVDASNGSAGLVLPSLLGRLGVDSLTINPGLDESRPTETADTRRSGLVRLGEIVASARAAFGVRFDPVGERLSLVDEKGRIVEDDRALLVMLDLVAAERRSGRVALPVTTTRIGEQVAAYHGTQVEWTTTSPDDLTRVGREDGTIFGGDGRGGFIIPEFSSVFDGAAAFVRLIGLVARTQLTLSQIDARIPRAHVLKRDLATPWAVKGLVMRRVVEEAGDRSVDTTDGVRVVEADGRWVMVLPDPAEAVTHLWAEGPDDASAQQLLDEWSAVVDSAGR is encoded by the coding sequence ATGAAGGCCGTCGTGATGGCCGGAGGTGAAGGCACTCGCCTTCGCCCCATGACCTCGAGTATGCCCAAGCCGCTCCTGCCGGTGGCCAACCGGCCGATCATGGAGCATGTGCTCAGGCTGCTCAAGCGGCATGGGCTCACCGAAACCGTGGTCACCGTGCAGTTCCTGGCCTCCCTGGTCAAGAACTACTTCGGGGATGGCGAAGAGCTCGGAATGGAGCTCACCTATGCCAATGAGGAGAAGCCACTCGGCACTGCCGGCAGCGTGAAGAACGCCGAGGAAGCGCTGAAGGATGACGCGTTCCTCGTGATCTCCGGCGATGCCCTCACTGATTTCGACCTCACCGAGCTCATCAATTTCCACAAGGAGAAGGGTGCGCTCGTCACCGTCTGTCTGACGCGTGTGCCGAATCCGTTGGAATTCGGCATCACCATCGTCGACGAGGAGGGAAAGGTCGAGCGGTTCCTCGAGAAGCCGACGTGGGGCCAGGTCTTCTCGGACACGGTCAACACGGGCATCTACGTCATGGAGCCCGAAGTCTTCGACTACGTCGAGGCAGATGTCCCCGTGGACTGGTCCGGTGATGTCTTCCCGCAGCTGATGAAGGAAGGCAAGCCGATCTACGGCTACGTGGCCGAGGGGTACTGGGAGGACGTCGGTACCCACGAAAGCTACGTGAAGGCCCAGGCCGATGTCCTGGAAGGAAAGGTCGACGTAGAACTCGACGGCTTCGAGATCTCGCCGGGTGTGTGGGTCGCGGAGGGCGCCGAAGTTCATCCCGACGCCGTGCTTCGTGGACCGCTGTACATCGGTGACTACGCAAAGATCGAAGCCGATGTCGAGATTCGCGAGCACACGGTCGTGGGTTCGAACGTCGTCGTGAAGTCGGGGGCCTTCCTCCACAAGACCGTCGTACACGACAACGTCTACATCGGGCAGCACAGCAATCTGCGCGGCTGCGTGATCGGTAAGAACACCGACATCATGCGGGCCGCCCGGATCGAAGACGGTGCTGTCATCGGAGACGAGTGCCTGGTCGGTGAGGAATCGATCATTCAGGGCAATGTGCGCGTCTACCCCTTCAAGACGATCGAGGCCGGCGCCTTCGTCAACACGTCGGTGATCTGGGAGTCGCGCGGACAGGCCCATCTGTTCGGGGCGAGGGGCGTCTCCGGGATCCTGAACGTGGAGATCACGCCGGAGCTGGCCGTTCGACTGGCCGGTGCCTACGCGACGACCCTGAAGAAGGGCTCCACCGTCACGACCGCCCGTGACCACTCACGTGGTGCCCGGGCGCTCAAGCGGGCCGTCATCTCCGCACTTCAGGCCAGCGCCATCGACGTACGGGACCTGGAGAACGTGCCGCTTCCCGTTGCTCGTCAGCAGACGGCTCGGGGCAGTGCCGGCGGGATCATGATTCGTACCTCTCCCGGTGTGCCGGACTCCGTCGACATCATGTTCTTCGACGAGCGCGGAGCGGACCTGTCCCAGGGGAGCCAGCGGAAGCTGGACCGCGTGTACGCGCGGCAGGAGTACCGGCGGGCCTTCCCCGGCGAGATCGGGGATCTGCACTTCCCGTCCAGCGTTTTCGACTCGTACACGGGGTCGTTGCTGCGCAATGTCGATACGACCGGGATCGCCGAAGCCGGGCTGAAGGTCGTCGTCGACGCGTCCAACGGAAGTGCCGGGCTCGTGCTGCCCAGCCTGTTGGGGCGGCTCGGTGTCGATTCGCTGACGATCAACCCGGGACTCGACGAGTCGCGGCCCACCGAGACCGCGGACACCCGGCGCTCCGGGCTCGTGCGGCTCGGGGAGATCGTGGCGTCGGCGCGGGCGGCGTTCGGGGTGCGGTTCGACCCGGTCGGTGAGCGACTTTCGCTCGTCGACGAGAAGGGGCGGATCGTCGAGGACGACCGGGCGCTCCTGGTGATGCTCGATCTCGTCGCCGCCGAGCGCAGGAGCGGACGGGTCGCTCTGCCGGTGACCACCACCCGTATCGGCGAGCAGGTCGCGGCGTACCACGGCACGCAGGTGGAGTGGACGACCACGTCGCCCGACGACCTCACGCGCGTGGGACGCGAGGACGGGACCATCTTCGGTGGTGACGGGCGCGGTGGCTTCATCATTCCGGAGTTCAGCAGCGTGTTCGACGGAGCCGCCGCCTTCGTGCGGCTCATCGGGCTCGTCGCGCGTACGCAGCTCACCCTGAGCCAGATCGACGCGCGGATTCCGCGGGCGCATGTGCTGAAGCGGGATCTCGCGACGCCGTGGGCCGTGAAGGGGCTCGTCATGCGGCGGGTCGTGGAGGAGGCCGGCGACCGGTCCGTGGACACGACCGACGGTGTGCGGGTCGTGGAGGCCGATGGGCGCTGGGTGATGGTGCTGCCCGACCCGGCCGAGGCCGTCACCCATCTGTGGGCCGAGGGGCCGGACGACGCATCGGCCCAGCAGCTGCTCGACGAGTGGTCCGCCGTCGTGGACAGCGCGGGTCGCTGA
- a CDS encoding CDP-alcohol phosphatidyltransferase family protein: MEVQETRVQTDRVLTIPNILSMARLVGVPLFLWLILRPEFGGPKSDGWALLVLALSGISDYLDGKLARRWNQISSLGRLLDPAADRLYILSTLVGLTWREILPIWLTGVLLARELLLLVMVGILRRHGYPPPQVNFLGKAATFNLMYAFPLLLLSDGSGWIHEVAAIFGWAFAGWGTTLYWWAGILYVVQVRRLVKADSMAD, encoded by the coding sequence GTGGAGGTCCAGGAGACCCGTGTCCAGACGGACCGGGTGCTCACCATCCCGAACATCCTCAGCATGGCGCGTCTCGTCGGCGTACCCCTCTTCCTGTGGCTCATCCTCAGGCCGGAGTTCGGCGGCCCCAAGAGCGACGGCTGGGCGCTGCTCGTGCTCGCGCTGAGCGGCATCAGCGACTATCTCGACGGGAAGCTCGCACGGCGCTGGAATCAGATCAGCAGCCTCGGTCGGCTTCTCGACCCTGCCGCCGACCGGCTCTACATTTTGTCCACCTTGGTCGGTTTGACATGGCGCGAGATTCTGCCGATTTGGTTGACCGGCGTACTGCTCGCGCGAGAACTGCTCCTGCTGGTGATGGTGGGGATCCTCAGGCGGCACGGCTATCCGCCGCCTCAGGTGAACTTCCTCGGCAAGGCAGCGACGTTCAACCTGATGTATGCCTTCCCTCTGTTGCTCCTGAGCGATGGAAGTGGCTGGATCCACGAAGTCGCTGCTATTTTCGGATGGGCGTTCGCCGGATGGGGTACAACGCTGTATTGGTGGGCAGGGATCCTGTACGTGGTTCAGGTCCGCCGCCTTGTCAAGGCGGACTCCATGGCCGATTGA
- a CDS encoding PTS glucose transporter subunit IIA: MTSVTSPLAGRAIGLSAVPDPVFSGAMVGPGTAIDPVRERSEAVAPVDGIVVSLHPHAFVVVDEEGHGVLTHLGIDTVQLNGEGFELLVNKGDTVQRGQSVVRWDPAAVEAAGKSPVCPVVALEATAESLSDVIEDGELKTGDALFGWK; this comes from the coding sequence ATGACCAGTGTGACGTCCCCTCTTGCTGGACGCGCCATCGGGCTCTCCGCCGTTCCGGACCCGGTGTTCTCCGGTGCCATGGTCGGTCCCGGCACCGCCATCGACCCGGTGCGTGAGCGCTCCGAAGCCGTCGCGCCCGTCGACGGGATCGTCGTGTCCCTCCACCCGCACGCCTTCGTCGTCGTGGACGAGGAAGGGCACGGGGTCCTTACCCACCTGGGGATCGACACCGTCCAGCTCAATGGCGAGGGCTTCGAGCTGCTCGTCAACAAGGGCGACACCGTTCAGCGCGGGCAGTCCGTGGTGCGCTGGGACCCTGCGGCCGTCGAGGCCGCGGGCAAGTCGCCGGTGTGCCCGGTGGTGGCGCTCGAGGCAACGGCCGAGTCGCTGTCGGACGTGATCGAGGACGGCGAGCTCAAGACCGGCGACGCGCTCTTCGGCTGGAAGTAG
- the ptsP gene encoding phosphoenolpyruvate--protein phosphotransferase — protein METTLRGVGVSHGVAIGEVRHMGTAVLEPPAKQIPAEEAEREQGRARQAVEAVAADLIARGNLAGGEAQAVLEAQAMIAQDPELIADVDRRITVGSTAERGIYDAFSHYRELLAGAGEYMAGRVADLDDVRNRIVARLLGVPMPGVPDSDEPYVLIARDLAPADTALLDPALVLGFVTEEGGPTSHSAILARALGVPAIVALPGAGELAEGTVVAVDGSTGEIFVNPTAEKKAALEAAAAERKAALSASTGPGATSDGHKVPLLANIGGPADVPAALEAGAEGVGLFRTEFLFLDDSKKAPSEDKQVEAYRQVLEAFPEGRVVVRVLDAGADKPLDFLTPVDEPNPALGVRGLRSLLEHPEVLRTQLTALAKASEGLPVYLEVMAPMVADRADAKAFADACREAGLQAKFGAMVEIPSAALRARSVLQEVEFLSLGTNDLAQYTFAADRQVGAVSRLQDPWQPALLDLVALSADAAKAEGKSCGVCGEAASDPLLACVLTGLGVTSLSMGAASIPYVRATLGKYTLAQCERAAAAARAADSADEARKAAQAVLSGE, from the coding sequence ATGGAGACAACGCTTCGAGGCGTCGGCGTGAGCCACGGTGTGGCGATCGGCGAGGTTCGGCACATGGGGACGGCGGTGCTCGAGCCGCCCGCCAAGCAGATTCCGGCGGAAGAGGCCGAACGCGAGCAGGGGCGTGCCCGCCAGGCCGTCGAAGCGGTCGCGGCCGACCTGATCGCGCGCGGCAACCTGGCCGGTGGCGAGGCGCAGGCGGTGCTCGAGGCCCAGGCGATGATCGCTCAGGACCCCGAGCTGATCGCCGATGTCGACCGCCGTATCACTGTCGGCAGCACCGCCGAGCGCGGCATCTACGACGCGTTCTCGCATTACCGCGAACTCCTTGCCGGCGCCGGTGAGTACATGGCCGGTCGCGTCGCGGACCTCGACGACGTGCGGAACCGCATCGTGGCTCGCCTGCTGGGCGTTCCGATGCCGGGTGTTCCGGACAGCGACGAGCCGTACGTGCTGATCGCTCGTGACCTGGCTCCGGCCGACACGGCGCTGCTCGACCCCGCGCTCGTGCTCGGCTTCGTCACCGAGGAGGGCGGGCCCACCAGCCACAGCGCGATCCTGGCGCGCGCCCTCGGCGTGCCCGCGATCGTGGCGCTGCCGGGTGCCGGTGAGCTGGCGGAGGGCACGGTCGTCGCGGTGGACGGCAGCACGGGTGAGATCTTCGTGAACCCGACCGCCGAGAAGAAGGCCGCGCTCGAGGCCGCCGCCGCCGAGCGCAAGGCCGCTCTGTCCGCGTCGACCGGCCCCGGTGCGACGTCCGACGGGCACAAGGTGCCGCTGCTCGCCAACATCGGCGGTCCCGCTGACGTGCCGGCCGCGCTCGAGGCCGGTGCGGAGGGCGTGGGTCTCTTCCGTACCGAGTTCCTGTTCCTGGACGACAGCAAGAAGGCGCCGTCCGAGGACAAGCAGGTCGAGGCGTACCGGCAGGTGCTCGAGGCGTTCCCCGAGGGGCGCGTCGTGGTGCGTGTCCTGGATGCCGGTGCCGACAAGCCGCTGGACTTCCTGACGCCCGTCGACGAGCCCAACCCGGCTCTGGGCGTGCGTGGTCTGCGGTCGCTGCTCGAACACCCCGAGGTGCTGCGCACGCAGCTGACCGCGCTGGCCAAGGCATCCGAAGGCCTCCCTGTCTACCTCGAGGTCATGGCGCCGATGGTCGCCGACCGTGCCGACGCCAAGGCGTTCGCCGACGCGTGCCGTGAGGCCGGCCTCCAGGCCAAGTTCGGCGCGATGGTGGAGATTCCGTCCGCCGCGCTGCGTGCCCGTTCGGTTCTTCAGGAGGTCGAGTTCCTGTCGCTGGGCACCAACGACCTGGCGCAGTACACCTTCGCGGCCGACCGTCAGGTCGGTGCCGTGTCGCGGCTTCAGGACCCGTGGCAGCCCGCCCTTCTCGACCTGGTCGCGCTGTCCGCGGACGCGGCCAAGGCGGAGGGGAAGAGCTGTGGTGTCTGTGGCGAGGCCGCCTCGGACCCGCTGCTCGCCTGTGTGCTGACCGGTCTGGGTGTCACCTCCCTCTCCATGGGTGCCGCCTCGATTCCCTACGTGCGCGCGACGCTCGGCAAGTACACGCTGGCCCAGTGCGAGCGTGCGGCCGCGGCCGCACGCGCCGCCGACTCGGCGGACGAGGCTCGTAAGGCCGCGCAGGCCGTGCTGTCCGGCGAGTAG
- a CDS encoding acetoacetate--CoA ligase, whose amino-acid sequence MSTANPQPLWQPDPQQIAAAQVTRFQAWASEHYGAPADGGYEALHRWSVAELETFWEAVTDWFDVRFTHPYARVLGDRSMPGAQWFPEATLNYAEHALRAGDDPARADTPAILHVDESHEPRPVTWAELRRQVGSLAAELRGLGVRPGDRVSGYLPNIPEAVVALLATATVGAVWTSCAPDFGARSVLDRFQQVEPVVLFAVDGYRYGGKQHDRADTVAELRSELPSLRAVVHIPLLGTEAPEGAVEWSALTSADVAPVYEAVPFDHPLWVLYSSGTTGLPKAIVQSQGGILVEHLKQLGLHCDLGPDDRFFWYTSTGWMMWNFLVSGLLTGTTIVTYDGSPGYPETGAQWAVAERTGATLFGTSAAYVMACGKADVHPSRDHDLSRIKCVATTGSPLPPDGFRWLHDEVRADLWIASVSGGTDVCSCFAGAVATLPVHIGELQAPALGTDLQAWDPEGNPLIDEVGELVVTNPMPSMPIRFWNDPDGSRYHDSYFDTYPGVWRHGDWITLTSRGSVVIHGRSDSTLNRQGVRMGSADIYEAVERLPEIRESLVIGLELPDGGYWMPLFVHLAPGAVLDDDLRSRIKRTIREQLSPRHVPDEIIEAPGVPHTLTGKRIEVPVKRLLQGTPLEKAVNPGSVDSLELLRFYEDIARKRS is encoded by the coding sequence ATGTCCACCGCGAACCCCCAGCCGCTCTGGCAGCCCGACCCGCAGCAGATCGCCGCAGCGCAGGTCACGCGGTTCCAGGCCTGGGCGTCCGAGCACTACGGAGCCCCCGCCGACGGCGGCTACGAGGCACTGCACCGCTGGTCCGTCGCGGAGCTGGAGACCTTCTGGGAAGCGGTCACCGACTGGTTCGACGTGCGCTTCACCCACCCGTACGCGCGCGTACTGGGCGACCGCTCGATGCCGGGCGCCCAGTGGTTCCCCGAGGCCACGCTCAACTACGCGGAACACGCCCTGCGCGCCGGCGACGACCCCGCACGCGCCGACACCCCCGCCATCCTGCACGTCGACGAGTCGCACGAGCCGCGCCCGGTCACCTGGGCCGAACTCCGCCGTCAAGTCGGCTCCCTCGCCGCGGAACTGCGCGGACTCGGCGTCCGCCCCGGCGACCGCGTGAGCGGCTACCTTCCCAACATCCCCGAAGCCGTCGTCGCCCTCCTCGCCACCGCGACCGTCGGAGCCGTCTGGACCTCCTGCGCCCCCGACTTCGGCGCACGCAGCGTCCTCGACCGGTTCCAGCAGGTCGAGCCCGTCGTCCTCTTCGCGGTCGACGGCTACCGCTACGGAGGCAAACAGCACGACCGCGCCGACACCGTGGCCGAACTCCGCTCCGAACTTCCCTCGCTCCGCGCGGTCGTGCACATCCCGCTGCTCGGTACCGAGGCACCAGAAGGCGCCGTGGAATGGTCGGCCCTCACCTCCGCCGATGTGGCGCCCGTCTACGAAGCAGTGCCGTTCGACCACCCGCTGTGGGTCCTCTACTCCTCCGGCACGACCGGCCTGCCCAAAGCCATCGTGCAGTCGCAGGGCGGCATCCTGGTCGAGCACCTCAAGCAGCTGGGCCTGCACTGCGACCTCGGCCCGGACGACCGCTTCTTCTGGTACACGTCCACCGGCTGGATGATGTGGAACTTCCTGGTCTCCGGACTCCTCACCGGCACCACGATCGTCACCTACGACGGCAGCCCCGGCTATCCCGAGACCGGCGCACAGTGGGCCGTCGCCGAGCGCACGGGCGCGACCCTCTTCGGCACGTCGGCCGCCTACGTGATGGCCTGCGGCAAGGCGGACGTGCACCCGTCCCGCGACCATGACCTCTCCCGTATCAAGTGCGTGGCCACCACAGGCTCCCCGCTCCCGCCCGACGGCTTCCGCTGGCTGCACGACGAGGTCCGCGCGGACCTGTGGATCGCCTCGGTGAGCGGCGGCACCGACGTCTGCTCCTGCTTCGCCGGCGCTGTCGCCACTCTTCCCGTCCACATCGGCGAGCTCCAGGCCCCGGCCCTCGGCACGGACCTCCAGGCCTGGGACCCCGAAGGCAACCCGCTCATCGACGAGGTCGGCGAGCTCGTCGTCACCAACCCCATGCCGTCCATGCCGATCCGCTTCTGGAACGACCCCGACGGCAGCCGCTACCACGACAGCTACTTCGACACCTACCCCGGCGTCTGGCGGCACGGGGACTGGATCACCCTCACCTCCCGCGGCTCCGTCGTCATCCACGGCCGCTCCGACTCCACGCTCAACCGCCAGGGCGTCCGCATGGGTTCCGCCGACATCTACGAGGCGGTGGAGCGGCTTCCCGAGATCCGCGAGTCCCTCGTCATCGGCCTCGAACTGCCCGACGGCGGGTACTGGATGCCCCTCTTCGTCCACCTGGCCCCCGGAGCCGTCCTCGACGACGACCTCCGCTCCCGCATCAAGCGGACGATCCGGGAACAGCTCTCGCCCCGCCACGTCCCCGACGAGATCATCGAAGCCCCCGGCGTCCCGCACACCCTCACCGGCAAGCGCATCGAGGTCCCGGTGAAGCGCCTGCTCCAGGGCACCCCGCTGGAGAAGGCGGTCAACCCCGGATCCGTCGACAGTCTCGAACTGCTCCGGTTCTACGAGGACATCGCCCGCAAACGCTCGTGA
- a CDS encoding glycoside hydrolase family 31 protein, whose product MNGRDLVRSVKAVSVVGPAQGLRAVRASWRRRRVDAVGLRRRGPERARVPGAVVGVDPEPGGGLVRFARSRLRITVTVGGAVFWGWDGAEPGPSYALADVCPEVDPRAVLEPDKDGGWRVVAERVTIAVSRHGAVEVCTPGGVMLRRDLPPRWWEPEGGGEARWVQRSEVAADARFFGLGGRAAGPRLRDGSYRLWNTDPGGSFAPGDDPLSITMPVQMVVADAGTHLMFHDNSWDGVVSLREGTEGAGSGHDRGGSCEVRMEGGPLRCWVVVGTPARVLHAWAQLTGGATVPPSWALGHQHARWGFGSEKEVRRVVTGYRERSLPLEAVHLDIDHYAARQVFTVDRERFPSLPRLATELRGEGVRLVSVIDPAIKAVHGNPAYDGGRAIDAFVRDTTGKAVRGVVWPGESVFPDFTAEHVRKWWGGLYEERLAQGFSGFWLDMNEPASFTAFGDTTLPRSARHALDGRGGDHREAHNVYGLCMARACYEGMRELQPRERPFVFSRSGWVGMQRYGGTWSGDVASGWPGLRASLSLVVGLGLCGVPYSGPDVGGFDGHPSPELYLRWFQLGAYLPLFRTHSALRAGRREPWEFGDEVLGHARGALEERRRLVPYFMTLAHLARRTGAPYVRPLWWAAPEDRGLRDCEDAFLLGDCLLVAPVLDPGVERRTVRLPEGRWYDTVTGEVFEGPGSVTVACPLPRIAVLARAGAVLPVRGEQGGVELEVWAPAPGRTGGGLVVRDAGDGWEEPAIERYQSCWSEGRVVVESSGGGEPSCPVRVRGL is encoded by the coding sequence ATGAACGGTCGTGACCTGGTGCGCTCGGTGAAAGCGGTCTCTGTGGTGGGTCCCGCCCAGGGGTTGCGCGCGGTGCGGGCCTCGTGGCGACGGCGCCGCGTCGACGCGGTGGGGTTGCGGCGGCGGGGGCCGGAGCGGGCGCGGGTGCCGGGGGCCGTCGTGGGCGTGGATCCCGAGCCGGGCGGCGGCCTGGTGCGCTTCGCGCGGTCGCGGCTGCGGATCACGGTGACGGTGGGTGGGGCCGTGTTCTGGGGGTGGGACGGGGCCGAGCCGGGGCCGTCGTACGCGCTGGCCGATGTCTGCCCCGAGGTGGATCCGCGGGCCGTTCTGGAGCCGGACAAGGACGGGGGCTGGCGGGTGGTGGCCGAGCGGGTGACCATCGCGGTGTCCCGGCACGGTGCCGTCGAGGTGTGCACCCCGGGCGGTGTCATGCTGCGCCGCGATCTGCCGCCGCGCTGGTGGGAGCCTGAGGGTGGCGGAGAGGCGCGCTGGGTGCAGCGCTCGGAGGTCGCCGCGGACGCGCGCTTCTTCGGGCTCGGTGGCCGGGCGGCGGGACCGCGACTGCGCGACGGGTCCTACCGGCTGTGGAACACCGATCCCGGCGGTTCGTTCGCTCCCGGCGACGATCCGCTGTCGATCACGATGCCCGTACAGATGGTGGTCGCCGACGCGGGCACGCATCTGATGTTCCACGACAACTCGTGGGACGGCGTGGTGAGCCTGCGGGAGGGCACTGAGGGCGCGGGATCGGGCCACGACCGCGGCGGATCGTGCGAAGTGCGCATGGAGGGCGGTCCGTTGCGGTGCTGGGTCGTGGTGGGCACGCCCGCGCGTGTGCTGCACGCCTGGGCGCAACTGACGGGCGGTGCCACGGTGCCTCCTTCATGGGCCTTGGGTCATCAGCACGCGCGGTGGGGCTTTGGCAGCGAGAAGGAGGTGCGGCGGGTCGTCACCGGCTACCGGGAGCGCTCGCTGCCCTTGGAAGCCGTGCATCTGGACATCGACCACTATGCGGCGCGCCAGGTGTTCACCGTGGATCGCGAACGGTTCCCTTCCTTGCCCCGGCTCGCCACAGAGCTGCGCGGGGAGGGTGTGCGGCTGGTGTCCGTCATCGATCCGGCGATCAAGGCGGTGCACGGCAACCCGGCGTACGACGGCGGGCGGGCGATCGACGCGTTCGTGCGGGACACGACAGGCAAGGCCGTCCGCGGGGTCGTGTGGCCGGGTGAGTCGGTCTTCCCTGACTTCACGGCGGAGCACGTCCGGAAGTGGTGGGGCGGGCTGTACGAGGAGCGTCTCGCACAGGGTTTCTCCGGGTTCTGGCTCGACATGAACGAGCCGGCGTCCTTCACGGCGTTCGGGGACACCACGCTCCCCCGGTCGGCCCGTCACGCGCTCGACGGGCGCGGTGGTGACCATCGAGAGGCGCACAACGTGTACGGCCTGTGCATGGCACGGGCCTGCTACGAGGGGATGCGTGAACTCCAGCCTCGGGAGCGGCCGTTCGTGTTCTCGCGGTCGGGCTGGGTCGGGATGCAGCGCTACGGAGGGACGTGGTCGGGGGACGTGGCGAGCGGTTGGCCTGGGCTTCGCGCTTCCCTGTCGCTGGTGGTCGGGCTCGGGCTGTGCGGGGTGCCGTACTCGGGTCCGGATGTGGGCGGGTTCGACGGACATCCCTCGCCCGAGCTCTATTTGCGCTGGTTCCAACTGGGCGCCTACTTGCCGCTGTTCCGTACGCACTCGGCGCTGCGGGCCGGTCGGCGTGAGCCGTGGGAGTTCGGTGACGAGGTGCTCGGGCACGCGCGTGGTGCGCTGGAAGAGCGTCGGCGTCTTGTGCCGTACTTCATGACGCTCGCTCATCTGGCCCGGCGTACGGGCGCCCCTTATGTGCGTCCTTTGTGGTGGGCCGCTCCGGAGGACAGGGGTCTTCGGGACTGTGAGGACGCCTTCTTGTTGGGTGACTGCCTGTTGGTGGCTCCCGTTCTGGATCCGGGAGTGGAGCGGAGGACGGTGCGGCTTCCGGAGGGGCGGTGGTACGACACGGTGACGGGTGAGGTCTTCGAGGGGCCGGGGTCGGTGACGGTGGCGTGTCCGTTGCCGCGCATCGCGGTGCTGGCGCGGGCCGGTGCGGTGCTGCCGGTGCGCGGCGAACAAGGAGGCGTGGAGTTGGAGGTGTGGGCGCCGGCGCCGGGGCGGACCGGCGGCGGTCTCGTCGTCCGCGATGCCGGGGACGGCTGGGAGGAGCCCGCGATCGAGCGCTATCAGTCGTGCTGGTCCGAGGGTCGTGTGGTCGTCGAGTCGAGCGGCGGTGGCGAGCCCTCGTGTCCGGTGCGTGTGCGAGGGCTGTGA